Within Streptomyces antibioticus, the genomic segment AGGGACAGTACGAGCACGGTGACGACGGCGGTCAGCGCGGCGAAGTGCCGTGTGGCGACCGGGATCAGCGCGCCGCAGACGGCGACCAGCGCCACGAGCCCGGCGGGGCGCGGCAGCAGGGCGGCGAACCCGGCGAAGAGCAGCGCCCCCAGCACGGTCCCCGCCGCCCGGCACAGCACGCGGGACACCAGCGGCCCGAGGTCGGGCTTGACCAGGAACACGGCCGTGGCGGGCAGCCAGTACCAGTGCTCGTGCCGTCCGTACCAGTGGGCGTGGTGCAGGGCCTGCGCGAGGGCGACGCTGGTTCCGAAGCAGAGCGCGACCCGCAGCCCGTACTCGCGGCCACCGGCACCGAGGACGGTCCGCAGCAGGTTCCGCACACCCCGACGGCGGGTGTGCAGATCGCGTCCGGCGCCCCGGTCGAAGGCTTCGGCGGCACGCAGCAGGGCGTCGTCGAGGGCGCGCAGCGCGGGCGCCGACCGGGACGGGGCGGGCAGCGGTCCGGTGGGCGTGTTCTCGCGGACGGCGGCGGCGAGCCGCCGGGGTCCCTCGCCCGCGCGTGCGCCGACGGGTTCGCCGGCCCAGGCGAGGGCGGTGGCGGCCTCGGCCAGGGGCAGCGCGGCGGCGTACTGGCCGTGCAGCCGCCGTTCGGCCGCGCTGCTGGCGAAGCGCCGCAGCCGGGGCCCGTCGAGGGCGTCCTGGGCGTCGTCGAGCGCGGCGGTGAGGGCGGCGCGGCGGGCGGTGGCGTGCCCGGTGCCGGCGGCGTCCAGGAGGGCGGCGATCGCGTCGTACACGCCGGCCACCGCGTCCCGTTCCCCGTCGAACCGGAAGTCGCCGGTCATCGCACCCGGTGTGGGCAGGGCCAGCCGCAGGGTGAGCAGCCAGCCGGCGCCGGCGAGGAAGGCGAGGGCGCGGGTCGGACCGTCCTCGGGCAGCGGCATCCCGGCGCCGATCGCGGCGGCGACCAGCAGTTGGGTCCCGGCGCCCGAGGCCACCGGGCCGACGGCGCTGATCCCACCGGCGACGAGTCCGAGCCCGGTGAGCACGGCCGTCAGCGCGACCGGCCCGGCGTGGTCCCCGGCGTACGTCCCGACGAGCAGTCCGGCCGCACCGGCGAGCGCGGGCGCCCCGAGCCGTCTGACGGAGGAACGGCGGCTGCCGGGCCGGTCGTTGATCCCGGCGAGCATCGCCGCGATCGCGGCCACCACACCGAGGGACGTACGGTCCGCCAGCGTCGCGGCGAGCAGCAGCGGCCCGGCGGAGAGCGCCCCGCGGGCGACGGCGCTCCAGGGGACGGGCCCGCGCTGGGCGCGCAGGGCGTGGGCGATCCAGGGCGGCAGGGCGGCGCGAGCGGGACGGTGCGGGCGCGGTGACACGGGGCTCCTGTCGGTGCGAGGGCTCGGATGTGCCTTCGGGCGACAGTGGCCGGGGCGGCGGTCAGCGGTGGGCCGCTCCCTCCACGGTACGTGGTGCGCGTGGGGGCTGTGGGACGGCCGCGTTTCGGCCGGGTGACGGCTTCCGGGCGGCCGGGCCGGGCGAGGGGTCAGTCGAGCGCGGCCCGCACGGTGTGCGCGAACAGTGTCTCGGCCTGCCCGAGGACCGTGTCGAGCGTGTCGGGGCCGCCGCTCCCGAGCCGGGCGACGAGGTCGTCCACGGCCCGCAGGCCCGCCCGCTCCAGCAGCCGCTTCTCGTTCGTCACCCACTCCCCGCGCGCGGCCAGCACCGCGTGCCCCACCTGGACCGCCGCCACGGCGAGCGCCCCGGCCGCCTCGGTGCGCCGGGCGGCGGGCGCGTGGCCCGCGCGGGCGTAGGCGAGGGTGGCGCGCGCGGTGCCGTACCAGCGGTCGGGGGCGGTACGGCGCAGACGCGGAGGATAGACCGCGGGCTGCCGCAGCTCGCCGCGCAGCACCTGGTTGACGGCGAGTTCGGCGACGACGAGATAGCTCGGGATCCCCGCGAGATGGAACATCAGCGGCTCCACCCGGAACCGCCCCTCCTCGGCCTGCGCCCACTCGTGCTCGACGGCGTCCAGATCCCGGTAGTGGACGTCCACGCGCCGCCCGTCGACGGTCAGCCAGGCGCCCCCGTTGAACACCCCGCCGCCCCACCCGCCGACCTCGGACACCTCACCGTCCCAGCCCAGCGCCCGCAGATCGGCGGGGTCGAAGGCGCCCCGGTAGTAGACGGCGAGGTCCCAGTCGCTGTCGGCCCGGTGCGTGCCCTGGGCGCGCGAGCCGCCGAGGGCGACGGCCCGGACCGTGGGGAGGGCGGCGAGGGCGTCGGCGGTGCCGGAGAGGAAGACGGCGTCGCTGTGCTCGGGGGCGGGCATCGGGTCTGTACTCCTCGAACGGCAGGCGGGTCACAGGCGGGTCAGCGGCAAGGGGGCGGACCGGCGGTAAGGGGGCGGGTCGACGGTCAGGGGAGCCCCGCCCGCTCCGCCGCCGTGCGCAGCACGTCTCTCAGCATCTCCGGGGTGAGACGCCCGGTGAAGGTGTTGCGCTGGCTGACGTGGAAGCAGCCGAACAGGGCGAGGCCGTCCAGCGAGACCCTCGCCCCGTGCGCGAACGCGGGCCGGGGCCGGGGCACGGTCCAGCCGGCCTCGGCGAACGCGGGCAGCGCGGCCTGCCAGCCGAAGCCGCCGAGGACGACGACCGCGCGCAGGGTCGGCCGCAGCAGCCGCAGTTCCTGCACGAGCCAGGGGCGGCAGGTGTCCCGTTCACCGGGGGTGGGCTTGTTGTCGGGCGGCGCGCAGTGCACGGGCGCGGTGACGCGCACGCCGTACAGCTCCAGGCCGTCGTCGGCCGCGACGGAGGTGGGCTGCGAGGCGAGCCCCACGTCGTACAGCGCCTGGTAGAGCACGTCTCCCGAGCGGTCACCCGTGAACATCCGGCCGGTGCGGTTGCCGCCGTGCGCGGCCGGGGCCAGTCCGACGATCAGCAGCCGCGCGTCGGACGGCCCGAACCCGGGCACCGGCCGCCCCCAGTACGTCCAGTCGGCGAACGCCGCCCGCTTGGTGCGGGCCACCTCCTCGCGCCAGGCCACCAGCCGGGGGCAGGCCCGGCATCCCTCGACCCGCCGGTCCAGCTCGGCCAGCCCGGCGGCACGGCCGGGCCCGGGGTCCGGATCGTGAGCGGCGTCCGGATCACGAGGGGCGTCCATCACTCCACCGTACGGCCGCGCCGGGCCGGGCGGTTCACAGGCGGAACCAGCCGTGCCCCACGTACCAGTGCCCGCCCTCGTCCAGATGGTCGAGGACCGCCCGCTGCAGAGGGGTCCGGCGCGGGAGGCGGTCGAGGGGGACGTCGGTGGTGCCGAAGACGAAGCGAACGGGCTCGGTGTCCTCCGGCTCCGGCAGGCGGTGGCTGAGACGGAACCGCTCCTGGAAGCGGACGATGTTGGAGTCGGCGGGCAGCCGGTCCCTCAGTTGCGGGTCGAGCAGCCAGGAGCCGCAGATCGCCACCTGGTAGGGCTCCTCGGGGTAGTGGCGGGCGAAGAAGGCGCGGGCCAGCGCGAGGGAGCGGTCCACGGCCTCCGGCGTGAGCGGGCCCAGGAAGTCGGGAATGTGCAGGGCGAGCGCGGGGTCGCCGGGGGCGAGGGGCAGTCCGGCCGCGGCGATCGAGCCGCCGGTCCAGGAGCCGATCCGGCCGCGCTGGAACTGGAGCCGCCCCAGTTGGTACAGCTCGCCGTGGAAGTGCAGGCTCAGCCAGCGCGGGCTGAGCACCCCGCCCGTGCCGTACCACCGCCGGTGCCAGGCGACGCACCGGCCGACGTCGGCGAGGGTGTGCCGGCCGATCCGGTCCGGGACGCCCCGCGCGCGGTGGTGGGCGCGTACGTGGGGCAGGGCGGCGGCGAACACGAACAGCGGGGCGTAGCGGGCGAGGGCACCCGTGGCGCCCGGGAGCGGCGGGATGTCGGCTGCCTTCTCGCGGACCGAACCGATGCCCTCGACCAGGCCGGCCACCGCCTCCTCCAGGAAGCGGAGCGCCTCGGCGTCCCGGCGCAGGTGCCGGCTCAGCCGTACGGCCTCGTCGATGTCCTCGTGCGGTACGGCGAGGTCGAGGAGTACCTCGGCCAGTTCGTCGGCGTCCGGCAGCACGGCGCCGCCCCCCTCCGGTTGCTTCGGGCTCCCTTGGAGAACGTCCGGGCCGCGCAGTACGTTGCAGGGAGGAAGTGGT encodes:
- a CDS encoding acyltransferase domain-containing protein, coding for MLPDADELAEVLLDLAVPHEDIDEAVRLSRHLRRDAEALRFLEEAVAGLVEGIGSVREKAADIPPLPGATGALARYAPLFVFAAALPHVRAHHRARGVPDRIGRHTLADVGRCVAWHRRWYGTGGVLSPRWLSLHFHGELYQLGRLQFQRGRIGSWTGGSIAAAGLPLAPGDPALALHIPDFLGPLTPEAVDRSLALARAFFARHYPEEPYQVAICGSWLLDPQLRDRLPADSNIVRFQERFRLSHRLPEPEDTEPVRFVFGTTDVPLDRLPRRTPLQRAVLDHLDEGGHWYVGHGWFRL
- a CDS encoding nucleotidyltransferase domain-containing protein; translated protein: MPAPEHSDAVFLSGTADALAALPTVRAVALGGSRAQGTHRADSDWDLAVYYRGAFDPADLRALGWDGEVSEVGGWGGGVFNGGAWLTVDGRRVDVHYRDLDAVEHEWAQAEEGRFRVEPLMFHLAGIPSYLVVAELAVNQVLRGELRQPAVYPPRLRRTAPDRWYGTARATLAYARAGHAPAARRTEAAGALAVAAVQVGHAVLAARGEWVTNEKRLLERAGLRAVDDLVARLGSGGPDTLDTVLGQAETLFAHTVRAALD
- a CDS encoding uracil-DNA glycosylase translates to MDAPRDPDAAHDPDPGPGRAAGLAELDRRVEGCRACPRLVAWREEVARTKRAAFADWTYWGRPVPGFGPSDARLLIVGLAPAAHGGNRTGRMFTGDRSGDVLYQALYDVGLASQPTSVAADDGLELYGVRVTAPVHCAPPDNKPTPGERDTCRPWLVQELRLLRPTLRAVVVLGGFGWQAALPAFAEAGWTVPRPRPAFAHGARVSLDGLALFGCFHVSQRNTFTGRLTPEMLRDVLRTAAERAGLP
- a CDS encoding FUSC family protein, giving the protein MSPRPHRPARAALPPWIAHALRAQRGPVPWSAVARGALSAGPLLLAATLADRTSLGVVAAIAAMLAGINDRPGSRRSSVRRLGAPALAGAAGLLVGTYAGDHAGPVALTAVLTGLGLVAGGISAVGPVASGAGTQLLVAAAIGAGMPLPEDGPTRALAFLAGAGWLLTLRLALPTPGAMTGDFRFDGERDAVAGVYDAIAALLDAAGTGHATARRAALTAALDDAQDALDGPRLRRFASSAAERRLHGQYAAALPLAEAATALAWAGEPVGARAGEGPRRLAAAVRENTPTGPLPAPSRSAPALRALDDALLRAAEAFDRGAGRDLHTRRRGVRNLLRTVLGAGGREYGLRVALCFGTSVALAQALHHAHWYGRHEHWYWLPATAVFLVKPDLGPLVSRVLCRAAGTVLGALLFAGFAALLPRPAGLVALVAVCGALIPVATRHFAALTAVVTVLVLSLVMVGGEPQASVGRLVETLLACGIVLFVGHLPMPGERGGQVRARLATAADAAHAYLTHVLAERGTAGAPLGEDDDRAARWTLRREAYRTLAEARAAIARAAAELPALARHSEGADEVAALLERLVDTTTACAVHRDDTGRLDAAHRERLAELLDELAVRRGRVGLPTPTGPSAALPEPSPAG